One window of the Streptomyces sp. NBC_00259 genome contains the following:
- a CDS encoding GNAT family N-acetyltransferase has translation MTASNGPLIRTLPLSESDAPLFDALPDPLGVGRALSRATHRPEWKRIALRDGRIVARAAWWGATGDMSPVNLNWFDVAEGEEEAGAELLRSSPFQVEYELILPAGWREDPVCLAAAETRLRAARAAGMRVLVERFQYRWTPECGLPERPGRLEFRPEPDDAVILDVLRRVHTGTLDAHALRAIAEGGLDRAAQEELDFFHWCPSPREWWQLAYTPDGELAGLHIPAHNPSGPCVGFIGVVPERRGRGYAYDLLVECTRFLAERGAEFIAGATDQGNVPMAANFAKAGHPVVQERIHLTF, from the coding sequence ATGACCGCTTCGAACGGTCCCCTCATCCGCACGCTCCCGCTCTCCGAGAGCGACGCCCCTCTCTTCGACGCGCTGCCCGACCCGCTGGGTGTGGGCCGCGCGCTGTCCCGTGCCACGCACCGCCCCGAGTGGAAGCGGATCGCGCTCCGCGACGGCAGGATCGTCGCGCGCGCCGCCTGGTGGGGCGCGACCGGTGACATGTCACCGGTCAATCTCAACTGGTTCGATGTCGCCGAGGGCGAGGAGGAGGCCGGCGCCGAACTGCTGCGCAGCTCCCCGTTCCAGGTCGAGTACGAACTGATCCTGCCCGCCGGCTGGCGCGAGGACCCGGTGTGCCTGGCCGCCGCCGAGACGCGGCTCCGCGCCGCGCGGGCGGCCGGGATGCGTGTCCTCGTGGAGCGGTTCCAGTACCGGTGGACGCCGGAGTGCGGGCTGCCGGAGCGGCCCGGACGCCTGGAGTTCCGGCCCGAGCCCGACGACGCCGTGATCCTCGACGTCCTGCGCCGTGTCCACACGGGCACGCTGGACGCCCACGCGCTCCGGGCGATCGCCGAAGGCGGCCTGGACCGGGCCGCGCAGGAGGAGCTGGACTTCTTCCACTGGTGCCCCTCACCGCGCGAGTGGTGGCAGTTGGCGTACACACCGGACGGCGAGCTCGCCGGCCTGCACATCCCGGCGCACAACCCGTCGGGGCCGTGTGTCGGCTTCATCGGTGTCGTGCCGGAGCGGCGCGGCCGCGGTTACGCGTACGACCTGCTCGTGGAATGCACACGCTTCCTGGCCGAGCGGGGCGCCGAGTTCATCGCGGGCGCGACCGACCAGGGCAATGTCCCGATGGCGGCGAACTTCGCGAAGGCGGGGCACCCGGTGGTGCAGGAGAGGATCCATCTCACCTTCTGA
- a CDS encoding DUF1707 and FHA domain-containing protein, with protein sequence MTSSFEFQTYPARPSDAERDRVLGMLREGAVQGRLSHDTFVRRMELALAARRPDELRALTADLHTEGRLSKRLFGAVGRISAFSVRLGRAWKAERLPPLLLPEPGPHPLRIGRDPANGLRLSHETVSRLHAELTLRGGLWVLRDLGSTNGTTVNGRRVTGSVVVKAGDMVSFGHMSFRLDAR encoded by the coding sequence GTGACGTCCTCCTTCGAGTTCCAGACGTATCCCGCGCGGCCTTCCGACGCCGAGCGGGACCGCGTGCTCGGGATGCTCAGGGAGGGCGCGGTCCAGGGGAGGCTGTCGCACGACACCTTCGTCCGGCGCATGGAACTCGCCCTGGCCGCCCGCCGGCCCGACGAACTGCGGGCGCTCACCGCGGATCTGCACACCGAAGGGCGTCTGTCGAAGCGGCTGTTCGGCGCGGTCGGCAGGATCTCCGCGTTCTCCGTGCGGCTCGGCCGCGCCTGGAAGGCCGAGCGGCTGCCCCCGCTGCTGCTGCCGGAGCCCGGACCGCACCCCCTGCGCATCGGCCGTGACCCCGCCAACGGGCTGCGGCTCAGCCATGAGACGGTGTCGCGGCTGCACGCCGAACTGACCCTGCGCGGCGGACTGTGGGTGCTGCGCGACCTCGGCTCGACCAACGGCACCACCGTCAACGGCCGCCGGGTGACCGGCTCGGTCGTGGTCAAGGCCGGGGACATGGTGAGCTTCGGCCACATGAGTTTCCGCCTCGACGCCCGCTGA